The following nucleotide sequence is from Acidovorax radicis.
TGGACCTGGGGTATGTGGCCTTTTACGCCGTGGGGGCCTATTTGTTTGGGTTGATGGCATCGCCGCACCTGGCGGAGAACTTCGCCGCCTTTGCGGCCATGTTCCCGAATGGGTTGCACACATCCCTGTGGCTGGTGATCCCGGTCGCGGCGCTTTTGGCGGCGTTCTTCGGGGCCATGCTGGGGGCACCCACGCTCAAGTTGCGGGGTGACTACCTTGCCATCGTGACGCTGGGTTTTGGCGAAATCATCCGCATTTTCCTGAACAATCTCGACCAACCCGTCAACCTGACCAACGGTCCCAAAGGCGTGGGCCAGATCGACTCGGTCAAGATTTTTGGCCTGGATCTGGGCAAGCGGTTGGAGCTGTTCGGCTTCGACATCAACTCGGTCACGCTGTATTACTACCTGTTCCTGGTGCTGGTGGTGATCTCGATCATCATCTGCTACCGGCTGCAGGATTCGCGTGTGGGCCGCGCCTGGATGGCCATCCGTGAAGATGAAATCGCCGCCAAGGCCATGGGCATCAACACCCGCAACCTGAAGCTGATGGCATTTGCCATGGGCGCCTCGTTCGGTGGCGTGTCGGGTGCGATGTTTGGTGCGTTCCAGGGGTTTGTATCGCCCGAATCGTTCAGCCTGATGGAGTCGGTCATGATCGTCGCCATGGTGGTGTTGGGCGGTATCGGCCATATCCCCGGCGTCATTCTGGGTGCGGTGCTGCTGTCCGCATTGCCCGAGGTGCTGCGCTATGTGGCCGGCCCGCTGCAGGCCATGACGGACGGCCGTCTGGACTCGGCCATCTTGCGCCAGCTGCTGATTGCGCTGGCCATGATCATCGTCATGCTGTTGCGTCCCCGTGGTTTGTGGCCTGCGCCCGACCATGGCAAGAGCCTCACGCAGAAGATCTGAACACACCGCAGAAAGTTTGAACATGGCAGAAAAATCTAACGATGTGGTGCTCAAGGTTGCCGGTATATCCAAGCGCTTCGGCGGCCTGCAGGCCCTCTCGGATGTGGGCATCACCATTGAACGCGGCCAGGTCTATGGCCTGATTGGCCCCAACGGCGCGGGCAAGACCACGTTTTTCAACGTGATCACCGGCCTCTACACGCCCGATAGCGGTACCTTCGAGCTCTCTGGCAAACCCTACAAACCCACGGCCGTGCATGAGGTCGCCAAGGCGGGTATTGCCCGCACGTTCCAGAACATCCGCCTGTTTTCGGACATGACGGCGCTGGAGAACGTGATGGTGGGTCGCCACATCCGCACCAAATCGGGGCTGCTGGGGGCGGTGCTGCGCACCAAGGGCTTCAAGGCCGAAGAGGCCGCCATTGCCAAGCGCGCGCAGGAGCTGCTCGACTACGTAGGCATTGGCAAGTTTGCCGACTACAAGGCGCGCACCCTGAGCTACGGCGATCAGCGCCGGCTGGAGATTGCCCGTGCCCTGGCGACGGACCCTCAACTGATCGCCCTGGACGAGCCCGCCGCGGGCATGAACGCCACCGAGAAGGTGCAGCTGCGCGAACTGATCGACCGCATTCGCAACGACAACCGCACCATCCTGCTCATCGAGCATGACGTGAAGCTGGTGATGGGCCTGTGCGATCGGGTCACCGTGCTCGACTATGGCAAGCAGATCGCCGAAGGCACGCCTGCCACCGTGCAGAAGAACGAAAAAGTGATTGAGGCCTATCTGGGCACCGGAGGACATTGAGAATGGCCGAAAAATCCAACAAGGTACTGCTGCAGGTCAAAGGCCTGAAAGTGGCCTACGGCGGTATCCAGGCCGTCAAGGGCGTCGACTTCGAGGTGCGCGAGGGCGAACTCGTGTCGCTGATCGGCTCCAATGGCGCCGGCAAGACCACCACCATGAAGGCCATCACCGGCACGTTGCCCCTGAACGACGGTGATATCCAGTACCTGGGCGAGAGCATCAGAGGCCAGGGTGCCTGGGACTTGGTCAAAAAAGGCCTGGTGATGGTGCCCGAGGGCCGTGGCGTGTTTGCGCGCATGACCATCACCGAGAACCTGCAGATGGGCGCCTACACACGCCGCGACAAGGCCGGCATCCTGGCTGATATCGAGCGAATGTTCACCATCTTTCCACGCCTGCGCGAACGCAAGGACCAGCTGGCCGGCACCATGTCGGGTGGCGAGCAGCAGATGCTGGCCATGGGCCGCGCACTGATGAGCCAGCCCAAGGTGCTGCTGCTGGACGAGCCCTCCATGGGCCTGTCGCCGATCATGGTGGACAAGATCTTCGAAGTGGTGCGCGACGTGTATGCGCTGGGCGTCACCATTTTGCTGGTCGAGCAGAACGCCAGCCGTGCATTGGCCATTGCCGACCGCGGCTACGTGATGGAGTCCGGCCTCATCACCATGAGTGGTCCTGGTCAGGACTTGTTGAGCGACCCCAAGGTGCGTGCCGCTTATTTGGGCGAATAACGGACAACGACGCCCGGCGAGCCTGGGCGAGGGGTCCGATCCAAAGCACCTCCTGCGGGAGGTGCTTTTTTTTGTGCCGAACGTCGGCCTCATTGCTTGCAATGGTTGAAACCAAAGATGCTATTTTTTTGATAGCTGTTAGAGTATGTGCAATAAGCGCAAAGCGGCGATTTTGTTCATAATTGCATCCTCATTTTCTCTGGTCGGCAGCCGCTGACGTTTGTCCATGAATGCTCTTCAATCCCTGCCGGTTTCCTTGCAGACGGTGTTGCTGCTGATTGCCAGCAACGTTTTCATGACGTTCGCCTGGTATGGGCACCTCAAAAATCTGGCCGCGTCGCCGTGGTATGTCGCGGCACTGGCGAGCTGGGGCATCGCGCTTTTTGAATATCTGCTGCAAGTGCCTGGGAACCGCATCGGTTTCACCCAATTCAACGTAGGCCAGCTCAAGATCATGCAGGAGGTGATCACGCTCAGCGTGTTTGTGCCTTTTGCCGTTTTCTATATGGACCAGCCTCTCAAATGGGACTACCTATGGGCCGGTTTGTGCATGGTGGGCGCTGTGTATTTCATTTTTCGGGGGGCGTGAGAATCGATGGTTGCACGCGCTTGAACGGGTGGCCGGTGTTCTCATGGACCGATGTGCATGCGGGCGCCTCTTGCGCCGGGACTGACGGTTAAACTCCGCGGGTCTTTAAAAGTCATGCTGTTGTCATGATTTGGCCTCTTCCAAAAAACGATCCCCTCCAGGAGTTCCCATGCTGTTTGCCAAGCTGTTGCCACGCGAAGGCAATTTTTTCGAAATGTTCAACCAGCATGCGGACCGCATCGTCGAGGCGGCCCGGGCCTTCTCGCAACTGGTGGCCAACTACAGCGACCCGCACCTGCGCGACAAATACAACCAGGATGTGGACAACGCCGAGCGTGCCGCCGACCGTGTGACGCACGAGGTGAACAAGGCCATCCACAAGACCTTCATCACCCCCATCGATCGCGAGCAGATCCACACGCTGATCAACACCATGGACGATGTGGCCGACCTCATCCAGGACTCGGCTGAAACCATGGCGCTGTACGACGTGCACCACATGACCGACGAGATCACGCGCCTGACCGATCTGAGCCTCAAGTGCTGCGAGCGACTGCGTGATGCCGTGAAGCTGCTCGACAAGATCGCAGACCCCGCCGTGGCCGAAGCCGCGCTCAAGACCTGCGAGGAGATCGACAAGCTCGAATCCGACGCCGACCGTGTCATGCGCAGCGCCATGAGCAAGCTGTTTCGCGAAGAGCCCGATGTGCGCGAAGTCATCAAGCTCAAGGCCATTTACGAGCTGCTGGAAACCATCACCGACAAGTGCGAAGACGTGGCCAACTGCATCGAGGGCATCGTCCTCGAGAACTCCTGATTCGTCGGATAAAGCATGGAAACCGTACAAACGACCCTGTGGGTTGTGGTTCTGCTTGTGGCGCTGGCGATCCTGTTCGACTTCATGAACGGGTTTCACGATGCCGCCAACTCGATTGCCACTGTTGTCTCCACCGGTGTACTTAAGCCCGCTCAGGCGGTGTTATTTGCCGCCTTTTTCAACTGTGTGGCCATTTGGGTGTTTCACCTGAGTGTGGCTGCCACCGTGGGCAAGGGCATTGTTCAGCCGGGGGTGGTGGACACCCATGTGGTGTTTGGCGCCCTGGTGGGCGCCATCACCTGGAACGTGATTACCTGGTACTACGGCATTCCCAGCAGTTCATCGCACGCACTGATTGGCGGCATTGTCGGTGCCGTGATCGCCAAGGCGGGCGCCGGGGCACTCATCTCGGGTGGCATTCTGAAAACGGTGGCCTTCATTTTCGTCTCGCCGTTGCTGGGTTTTGCGCTGGGCTCGCTCATGATGGTGGTGGTCGCGTGGGTCTTCCGGCGAATGCGACCCAGCAAGGTGGACAAGTGGTTCAGGCGGCTTCAGTTGATATCCGCGGGGGCCTACAGCCTGGGCCACGGTGGCAATGATGCGCAGAAAACCATCGGCATTATCTGGCTGCTGCTGATTGCCACGGGGTATTCGTCATCGTCTGACGCGTCGCCTCCCACCTGGGTCATTGCAAGTTGTTATCTTGCGATTGGCATGGGGACCATGTTTGGGGGCTGGCGCATCGTGAAGACCATGGGCCAGAAGATCACCAAGCTCAAACCGGTCGGGGGCTTTTGCGCCGAGACGGGGGGGGCGTTGACCTTGTTTCTGGCCACCGCGCTGGGGATTCCGGTTTCCACCACACACACCATTACCGGCGCCATTGTGGGCGTGGGATCGGTACAGCGCGCCAGCGCGGTGCGCTGGGGTGTGGCTGGCAACATCATCTGGGCGTGGGTTCTGACCATCCCGGCCAGCGCATTTGTTGCTGCGGTTGCCTATTGGGTCAGCCTGCAGATCTTTTGATGATCCGCAGTGGCTGGTGATGCGCTGCTGGAGAAAACCAAACCCCCACCAAACGCCCCTGCAGACCGAAGTCTGTAGGGGCGTTTGGGTTTATGGCACTCGATACATGGGGTGCTTACTGCGAGATCTTGCGTGCTTCTTCGATCTGGTATTCAAAGTAGCGCTGAAAGCTGAACGCCAGGCTTGCCATCAGCACGGCCGTGCCGACCATGAGAGACACCACAATGGCCCCGATGGTGATCCATTGCGTCCTGCCCGGTTGGGCATCTGGTGCGGCGGTGGGGTTGAAGCGCGCATTCCATACCTCTGGCGTCATCAGCGCGTAAAGGATGGCGCGCAGCGCGCACGCCGCGATCGTGAATCCCAGCAGGGGTATCAGCACCCAGCTGTAATGATCATCCTGTCCGAGTTCCTGCACCCGCTGGATGCCATAGATTCCCAGCGCGGTTGGGATAGGCAACAACCAGCCCAGCATGTCGCCGAAGCCGTGCAGATAAAAGCGATGCAGGCCCAGCGGCCCGCCAAAAAAAGTGAGCCATGCCGCGACAGTTTTGTTTTTCATGCCCCGATTATGGCGAGCGCGGGTTCCGCGCCGCCTTATTCGGGTGATGTGGTGTCGCCAGCGCCGATGGTCTTTTCCATGAGCACGATGTCGCGCCAGGCGCCAAATTTCCAGCCCACGGATCGCATGATGCCGACGTCGGTAAAGCCCAGCGCCCGGTGCACTCCGATCGAGCCGGCATTGGCCGAGTCGCCAATGACCGCCAGCAGCTTGCGGACACCGGCCGCCTGCGCCTGAACCGCCAGTTCGGCCAGCAGCTTGCGGCCTAGGCCCATCCCTCGGGCCTGGTCCGCGACATAAATCGAGTCTTCCGCAGAGAAGCGGTAGGCCGGACGTGGTTTGAACCAGTTGGCATAGGCAAAACCGAGCACCTGGCCGTCTTTTTCGGCCACAAGCCATGGCAAACCACGGGCCAGCACGTCGGCGCGGCGGCCCGCCATGTCGGTTTCGGACGGGGGATCGATTTCGAAAGTGCCGGTGCCGTGCAGCACATGGTGTTGGTAAATGGCCGTGATGGCTGGGATATCGCTGTCGATGCTGGGGCGGATGGTGGGCATTTTGAAGAAAGAGATATACTCGCGGGCTTTGCAGCGTGTCGCTGGCCGGGTGGCCATGTCGCGTGTCTCAAGCGTTGCGAATATGGTTGCGAACACTGTGGCTCAAGGCAAATGTTGCCGGAGTTCACCACCCGAAGGATAAATCATGGTCGTCATTCGACTCTCTCGCGGCGGCTCCAAGGGCCGTCCTTTCTTCAATATCGTTGTTGCTGACAAGCGCGTGCGCCGTGATGGCCGCTTTATCGAGCGTATTGGCTTCTACAACCCCACTGCCAAGGAAACCGAAGAGGGCCTGCGCATCGTGCAAGACCGTCTGGCTTACTGGGTGGGTGTGGGCGCACAAACTTCGCCTACCGTGGACCGCCTGATCAAGCAAGCTGCCAAGAAGGCTGCTTAAAGCTCCCTGAAAAGGGCGGGTTTCGTCGGCTTGCCGCACGAAACCCGCCCTTTTCCTATTCTGGATTCACACCATGGTCACTACCCTGTCCCTAGAGCCCACACAACTGCCAGCCGATGCCGTCGAGGTGGGGCGTATTGCTGACGCCTGGGGTATCAAGGGCTGGTTCAAGGTGTTGTCCCACAGCAGCAACCCTGCGGCGCTGTTTTCGGCGAAGCAGTGGTATCTGCAGCCGTCCGAACGTGGCGCCAAAACGTTTGCCGGAACAGTGCTCTTGCCTATTCGGCAGGCCAAGGAACATTCCGACACCGTGGTGGCCTGGGCGCAAGGCATCGATGACCGCGATGCGGCCGAGGCGCTGCGCGGCGCCCGCATTTTTGTGCCGCGGTCGAGTTTCCCGTCCACCACCGGCGACGACGAGTATTACTGGGTCGATCTGATCGGCCTGGAGGTCGTCAACCGCGAAGGTGTGGCGCTGGGGCTGGTGCAGGATTTGATGTCCACAGGCCCGCAGACGGTGCTTGTGTTGGCCTATGAGCAAGACGGCAAGGCGCAAGAGCGCATGATTCCTTTTGTGTCGGCTTTTGTCGATAAGGTCGACCTGCCCGGCAAACGCATTACGGTCGACTGGCAGCCTGACTATTGATGTATTGAGGGGGCATTGCTTCAATGCAGCCGCGCACCATGCGCTTTGACATCATCACCCTGTTTCCCGAACTGTTTGCGCCGTTTCTAGCGAGTGGTGTGACCCGCCGTGCCTACGCGGGTGGCCAGGTCGATGTGCGCCTTTGGAATCCGCGTGACCATGCCGAGGGCAACTACCGCCGTGTCGATGACCGCCCCTTCGGAGGTGGCCCCGGCATGGTGATGATGGCGGAACCACTGCTGCGTTGCCTTGCCGCCATCCGCACCGAACGCAATGAGCCCGACGGTGAAAAGGCCCCCTTGGTTCTTTTTTCACCCATTGGCGAAGCACTGAACCACGCTGGCGTCGAACGCTGGTCGGCGAGCGCTGGCGCTGTGCTGCTTTGCGGGCGCTACGAAGGCATTGACCAGCGTTTTATCGACGCATATGTCGATCGGCAGGTGAGTCTGGGTGATTTTGTGCTCTCAGGAGGCGAAATCGCCGCCATGGCGTTGCTCGATGCCGTGGCCCGCCTGCAGCCGGGCGTGCTGAACGACGAGGGCAGCCATCAGCTCGACAGTTTCAACCCCGCACTGGACGGCTTGCTCGACTGCCCGCACTACACAAGGCCGGAGGTGTGGGCGCAACAACACGTGCCTGCCGCGCTGATGTCGGGCCACCATACGCAGATTGAGCGCTGGCGGCGTGATCAGCGTCTGGCCATCACGGCCCGGCACAGGCCTGATCTGATTGACGCGGCACGCAAGGCCGGGCGCCTGACGCCCGCAGACGAAGCGGTATTGGTGAAGATTGGCTGAATTGCTATAATCAAAGGCTTTTCGATCCTCTGGCCGGCCGTTTTGACTGGGATTTCTCCCGCAAAACATTGAGACGTCAATCCCGACGCTGCCACTTTTGGCGCGGACATGATCGTTGGATGTGAAAAATGAACCTGATCCAGACCCTGGAAGCGGAAGAAATTGCCCGCTTGAACAAGACCATCCCCGAATTCGCCCCTGGTGACACTGTCATCGTGAGCGTGAATGTGGTGGAAGGTACCCGCAAGCGCGTGCAGGCCTACGAAGGTGTGGTGATTGCCAAGCGCAATCGCGGCCTGAACAGCGGCTTCACCGTGCGCAAGATCTCCAGTGGCGAAGGCGTGGAACGTACGTTTCAGACCTACAGCCCACTGATCGCCAAGATCGAAGTCAAGCGCCGTGGTGACGTGCGCCGTGCCAAGCTGTACTACCTGCGCGAGCGCAGCGGCAAGTCGGCACGTATCAAGGAAAAGCTGCCTTCGCGCGTCAAGGTTGCCGCCACCGCCGCATAAGGCGAGGGATTCATCCTTGAAAGCCGCTACAGCGTTCGCCTGTAGCGGCTTTTTGTTTTTCTGGCCCTTTAAAGCGCTCTGAGGTTGCGTTACGTGAACCGTCCTTCCACCTCCTCTGTCTCGTCTGTCATTGCTCCCCTGTCGAGCCTGCCTGATTTTGACCCCCGTCTTGTGCCCGTGGTGGGCGTGGACGCTCATTTGCCTGCCGTATCGGGTGATCGGCAGACGCCCCAGTCGCTGCGTGCTCGCTTCGCCCAACCGCCCCGTTGGGAGCCCGAGGTGGTGCTGGAAAAGAAATTTATGAACCGTGAGCCGGCGCATGCCTCTGTGTTGCTGGCCGTCGTCATGCGGGAGCAGCCTATGGTGTTGCTCACGGAGCGCACGGCGCACCTGTCCACCCATTCGGGGCAGGTGGCGTTTCCGGGCGGCCGGGCTGATCCGGAAGACGCCACCCCTGCCGACACCGCCTTGCGAGAAGCTCAAGAGGAAGTGGGGCTTGCGCCGGAGTTCGTGGAGGTGCTGGGCAGCTTGGCTACCTATGTGACGGGGTCATCGTTCATCATCACACCGGTGGTGGCGCTGGTGAGGCCGGACTGCGTGCTCGCACCCAACCCCTATGAAGTGGCGGACATCTTCGAAGTGCCTCTGGCATTTTTGCTCGACCCTGCCAACCACCGGCGCCACGTCTTCGATCGGGACGGCGTGCACCGCGAATGGTTTTCGATGCCATACCAGGACGGCCCCAAGAACCATTTCATCTGGGGGGCTACGGCTGGCATGCTGCGCAACTTCTATCGTTTCATGCAGGCCTGACGACCGCAGATCCGGCACGCGGGGGCGTTAACCGCCAGTATCATTGCGCTCCATGAGCTTCTTCGCCATCCTGTTCGCTTTGCTGATAGAGCAGGCGCGCCCTCTGGCACGCAGCAACCCGATCCACGCGGGTTTGCGGGCGTGGGCTTTGTCTGTGAGTCGCAATTTCGATGCAGGAAAATCCCACCATGGCTGGGTGGCATGGTCTCTGGCGGTGCTGTTGCCCTCGCTGGTCACGCTGGCGATCCACTGGCTGCTTCTGTGGGGGTTGGGCTGGCCGTTTGCCGTGGTATGGAGCGTGGCCGTGCTGTATGTCACGCTGGGTTTCAGGCAGTTCAGCCACCATTTCACCGGTATTCGCGATGCACTGGAAGAAGGTGACGAAAACGCGGCGCGCGAGCGGCTTGCGCATTGGCAACAGGTGGATGTGGTGGCCTTGCCCCGCAGCGAAATCGTGCGCCATGTGATCGAGTATTCCGTGTTGGCGGCGCATCGGCACGTGTTTGGCGTGTTGGCCTGGTTTTCGGTGCTGGCGGCTCTGGGCCTTGGCCCCACCGGTGCGGTGTTGTATCGGCTGGCTGAGTTTGTCTCGCGGTACTGGCACCCCAAGGAGCGCGTCGGAGCCCCGGCCGCGAGCCCGTCGCTGCAGCGTGCGTCGGCATTGGCGTGGACAGGGATCGACTGGTTACCTGCGCGGCTGACGGCCTTGAGTTTTGCCGTGGTGGGCAGTTTTGAAGAGGCCATTGAGGGCTGGCGTTTTCATGCGCAGCGTTTCCCCAACGACAATGATGGGGTGGTGCTGGCCGCGACGGCCGGGGCCATCAACGTGCGCCTGGGGGGCGAGGCCTTGAAAGCGCGCACCAGCGTGAGCGCGCCTCAGGGCCTTGAGATCGATGCCGATATGGGTGACAGCGATGCCACCCCCGGCCGGGAGCCCGAGGTCGGTCACCTGCGCAGTGTGGTGGGGCTGGTGTGGCGCTCTGTGGTGGTCTGGATGCTGCTGCTGGCACTGCTGACCCTGGCCCGCCTGCTGGGCTGAATCGCACCGCCACCTGCCGCGCGCAGCGCTACGGACAACCGCCGGCATTTCCCATTGCTCGAAACGCTCAGTGCATCGTGCGTCGCAGCCCTGCGAGCGTCCGCTGCGCAATGGCTTGTTCGCTCTTTGTTTCTCTTGCTTTTTGGCGCCTGTGCTCAATAGCGTGTATGGCGGAGCTCTTCGAATAAATCGCTATATATTTTGTAGCGTGTTGCGCTTATCCCACCTGCGTCAGGCCCCTTTTTGACGGCATCCAGCACGCCACAGCCGGGTTCGTGAAGGTGCGTGCAGTTGTAGAACTTGCAATCGGTCGCGTGTTCCGCAATGTCGGGCATGCAGGCGGCCAGCTGCATGGGGGCGATGTGGTACAGGCCAAATTCTTGAAAGCCTGGCGAGTCGATCAGTGCGGTGGTGCGTGCGGCATCCATCCAGTACCAATGGGTGCTGGTGGTGGTGTGTTTGCCCGAGTTCAGTGCCTGGGATATTTCACCGGTCAGCACCGTCGCACCGGGCACCAACAGATTGATCAATGTGCTCTTGCCTGAGCCGGAGGGGCCCAGCACCAGGGTAGTCTTGCCCGCAAGGTGTTTCATCAGCAGGGCACGATCCACGTCACTGGAGAGCGCCAGCGACAGCGGCAGCACGCCGTAGTGTTTGCCGGCACCCATGTGGCGGTAAGGTAGCAGACGCTCCCATGCCCGGGCAAACGGCTCGACCAGATCACTCTTGTTGAGCGCAATGATGGGCTGGATGCCCGCCGCCTCAGCGGCAATCAGAGCCCGTGAGAGCTGGCTTTCGGAAAACACGGGCTCGGCCGCGATCAGGATGAGTACCTGGTCCAGATTGGCGGCGAATGATTTGGTGCGGATCTCGTCCTGGCGATAGAACAGGTTGCGCCGCTCCAGCACCTTTTCGATCGTGCCTTCATCACCCTGGCCGGGTGGGGGCGCCTGCCACAGGACATGGTCGCCCACCACCGACTGGCTTTTTTTGCCGCGGGGGTGGCAGATGCGACGTTCGCCATCGGCGGTCTCTACCATGCAGTGGCGCCCGTGGCTGGCCACCACGGTGCCTTTCATGAGGGCGCTGCGTTCAGCCATGGTGTGCGTGATTCGTCATGCGGTTAGGCCACCAGGGCGTCGAACTGGGTGGCGCAGTCGAAATCCGTGGCAGAGATGCCGTTCACGTCGTGGGTGTTCAGCCGAACCACACAACGGTTGTAATGCACCGACAGATCGGGGTGGTGGTCCTGTGCGTTGGCAACAAACGCCACGGCATTCACGAACGAAATCGTTTCGTAGTAGTTGGCGAAGTGGTAGGTCTTTTCGATGGACAGGTTGGCGCCATCGCTACTCAGGCTCCAGCCTTCCAGTTTGGCCAGATTCGCTACGATTTCAGTAGCTGTCAGCGCACGTCGTATAAGCGCTGACCAGTCTTTTTTCTTCAACATGGTGGTCATGGGGTAGCAGATGAAAGCATGCGCGCCAACCGTTCGGTTGCGGGCGGATGCGAGTAGTAGAACTTCACGTACACGGGATCGGGCGTGAGGGTCGATGCATTGTCCTCATAAAGCTTGAGCAGTGCTGACGACAAGTCCGCCCCGCTGGCCTGGGACGTGGCATACGCATCCGCCTGAAACTCGTGGCGGCGCGACTGAAGTGAGAACAGGGGCGAGATGAAAAACGTGATCACGGGCACCACCAGCATGAACAGCAGCAGCGCCAGCGCGTCGTTCGGGGCGGCCGCCATGGCGGGGTCCAACGAGATGTTGGGCCGTACACCCAGGCCCGTGTAGAACCACACTTGTGTAGACACCCAACCCAGCAGCGCGAACCCCAGCAGGCTCATGGCGAACATGATCACGATGCGCTGGAGGATATGGCGGTGTTTGAAGTGGCCGAGCTCATGCGCCAGCACGGCCTCCACTTCCCCGGTTGCCAGCTGGCGCAACAAGGTGTCGTAAAAAACCACACGTTTGGCGGCACCAAAACCGGTGAAATAGGCGTTGGCATGCGCGCTGCGACGGCTGCCATCCATCACGAACAATCCCTTGGCCGCAAAGCCGCAGCGCTGCATCAGTGCGGTGACCCGGGCTTTCAGCGACTCATCTTCCAGGGGCTGGAACTTGTTGAACAGAGGGGCAATGAAGGTGGGGTAAACCACCATCAGCAGCAGGTTGAACCCCATCCAGAAGCACCAGGTCCACAGCCACCACAGAGGTCCGGCCGCGCCCATCAGCCACAGGATCAGTGCGGCGACGGGCAGACCGATCATCGTCCCTACCAGCAGACCCTTGAGCGCATCCACCAGCCAAAGGCGCAGCGTCATCTTGTTAAAGCCAAAACGCTGTTCGACCACAAAGGTCTGGTAAAGCGATAGGGGCAAGTCAATGAGGCCGCTGATGGCGGCAAAGCCTGCCAGCAGTGCCAACTGCTGCCACATGCCCCCCCCGCCGAACCCGCCCAGCAGTGCCTGGTTCAGCATGTCCAGGCCGCCGAGCAATGTCCAGCCCAGCAGAACCACACAACCCAGCGCCATCTCCAGCATCCCCAGGCGTGCCTTGGTGATGGTGTAGTCCGCTGCCTTTTGGTGGGCGGCCAAGGTGATGCGCTCTGCAAAGGGCGCTGGCACTGCATCCCGGTGCCGGGCCACATACCGGATCTGGCGTGTGGCGAGCCAGAATTTGATGGCCAGGCCTGTGAGCAGCGCCACGGCAAAGGCCAGCGTGAGCACCGTGGAAGGAGAAAGGTCGTCGAAGGGTGGCAGCATGTGCGGGGAGTGTAGGGCGTGTTCTTCCTATTGTCGCAACCCTGAACGCTGGCGGGGAAGGCCCTGCTCATGGGCGACAATGCGTGCCATGTCTGAAGCCTTGAACCCCGCACCTGCCTCGCTTGCCAAATCCGACCAAAACCTTGTCTGGCTCGATTGTGAAATGACCGGCCTGGACCCCGAGGCAGAGCGCTTGCTCGAGATTGCCGTGGTCGTTACCGGCCCCAACCTGGAGCCGCGCATCGAAGGCCCGGTGTTTGTCATTCACCAGTCCGATGAACTGTTGAACAAGATGGATGCCTGGAACAAGGGGACCCACGGGCGCAGCGGATTGATCGAAAAAGTAAAAACTTCTACGGTGACCGAAGAAGACGCCGAGCGGCAGATCATTGAGTTCCTCAGCCGCTATGTGCCAAAGGGGGTTGTGCCCATGTGTGGCAACAGCATCGGACAGGACCGGCGGTTTCTGGTGCGGTACATGCCCAAGCTGGAGCGGTTCTTTCACTATCGCAATGTCGACGTGAGCACCCTCAAGGAGTTGGCCAAGCGCTGGAAACCTGCGGCTTACACGAGCTTCAAGAAAGCCCAGAAACACACGGCGCTCGCCGATGT
It contains:
- a CDS encoding GNAT family N-acetyltransferase, which translates into the protein MPTIRPSIDSDIPAITAIYQHHVLHGTGTFEIDPPSETDMAGRRADVLARGLPWLVAEKDGQVLGFAYANWFKPRPAYRFSAEDSIYVADQARGMGLGRKLLAELAVQAQAAGVRKLLAVIGDSANAGSIGVHRALGFTDVGIMRSVGWKFGAWRDIVLMEKTIGAGDTTSPE
- a CDS encoding DUF47 domain-containing protein, encoding MLFAKLLPREGNFFEMFNQHADRIVEAARAFSQLVANYSDPHLRDKYNQDVDNAERAADRVTHEVNKAIHKTFITPIDREQIHTLINTMDDVADLIQDSAETMALYDVHHMTDEITRLTDLSLKCCERLRDAVKLLDKIADPAVAEAALKTCEEIDKLESDADRVMRSAMSKLFREEPDVREVIKLKAIYELLETITDKCEDVANCIEGIVLENS
- the rpsP gene encoding 30S ribosomal protein S16, whose translation is MVVIRLSRGGSKGRPFFNIVVADKRVRRDGRFIERIGFYNPTAKETEEGLRIVQDRLAYWVGVGAQTSPTVDRLIKQAAKKAA
- a CDS encoding ABC transporter ATP-binding protein encodes the protein MAEKSNKVLLQVKGLKVAYGGIQAVKGVDFEVREGELVSLIGSNGAGKTTTMKAITGTLPLNDGDIQYLGESIRGQGAWDLVKKGLVMVPEGRGVFARMTITENLQMGAYTRRDKAGILADIERMFTIFPRLRERKDQLAGTMSGGEQQMLAMGRALMSQPKVLLLDEPSMGLSPIMVDKIFEVVRDVYALGVTILLVEQNASRALAIADRGYVMESGLITMSGPGQDLLSDPKVRAAYLGE
- a CDS encoding ABC transporter ATP-binding protein → MAEKSNDVVLKVAGISKRFGGLQALSDVGITIERGQVYGLIGPNGAGKTTFFNVITGLYTPDSGTFELSGKPYKPTAVHEVAKAGIARTFQNIRLFSDMTALENVMVGRHIRTKSGLLGAVLRTKGFKAEEAAIAKRAQELLDYVGIGKFADYKARTLSYGDQRRLEIARALATDPQLIALDEPAAGMNATEKVQLRELIDRIRNDNRTILLIEHDVKLVMGLCDRVTVLDYGKQIAEGTPATVQKNEKVIEAYLGTGGH
- a CDS encoding TM2 domain-containing protein, whose amino-acid sequence is MKNKTVAAWLTFFGGPLGLHRFYLHGFGDMLGWLLPIPTALGIYGIQRVQELGQDDHYSWVLIPLLGFTIAACALRAILYALMTPEVWNARFNPTAAPDAQPGRTQWITIGAIVVSLMVGTAVLMASLAFSFQRYFEYQIEEARKISQ
- a CDS encoding ABC transporter permease subunit, which codes for MKNNKTTWIIGAVALLVLPLMLQFFGNAWVRIADLALLYVMLALGLNIVVGYAGLLDLGYVAFYAVGAYLFGLMASPHLAENFAAFAAMFPNGLHTSLWLVIPVAALLAAFFGAMLGAPTLKLRGDYLAIVTLGFGEIIRIFLNNLDQPVNLTNGPKGVGQIDSVKIFGLDLGKRLELFGFDINSVTLYYYLFLVLVVISIIICYRLQDSRVGRAWMAIREDEIAAKAMGINTRNLKLMAFAMGASFGGVSGAMFGAFQGFVSPESFSLMESVMIVAMVVLGGIGHIPGVILGAVLLSALPEVLRYVAGPLQAMTDGRLDSAILRQLLIALAMIIVMLLRPRGLWPAPDHGKSLTQKI
- a CDS encoding DMT family protein translates to MNALQSLPVSLQTVLLLIASNVFMTFAWYGHLKNLAASPWYVAALASWGIALFEYLLQVPGNRIGFTQFNVGQLKIMQEVITLSVFVPFAVFYMDQPLKWDYLWAGLCMVGAVYFIFRGA
- a CDS encoding inorganic phosphate transporter, whose translation is METVQTTLWVVVLLVALAILFDFMNGFHDAANSIATVVSTGVLKPAQAVLFAAFFNCVAIWVFHLSVAATVGKGIVQPGVVDTHVVFGALVGAITWNVITWYYGIPSSSSHALIGGIVGAVIAKAGAGALISGGILKTVAFIFVSPLLGFALGSLMMVVVAWVFRRMRPSKVDKWFRRLQLISAGAYSLGHGGNDAQKTIGIIWLLLIATGYSSSSDASPPTWVIASCYLAIGMGTMFGGWRIVKTMGQKITKLKPVGGFCAETGGALTLFLATALGIPVSTTHTITGAIVGVGSVQRASAVRWGVAGNIIWAWVLTIPASAFVAAVAYWVSLQIF